In Anaerobacillus isosaccharinicus, one genomic interval encodes:
- the ylqF gene encoding ribosome biogenesis GTPase YlqF, with product MTTIQWFPGHMAKARREVTEKLKQIDVVFELVDARVPLSSRNPMIDVLVSHKPRLILLNKADLADPYITEQWSRYFQGKGFKVISIDSQTGKGTEKIPTVAKELAVDLLEKLKAKGMKPRAIRALILGIPNVGKSTLINRLAKKKIAKTGDRPGITKQQQWIKVGSELELLDTPGILWPKFEDQIVGLRLAATGAIKDEILDFQDVAVFLLKYLKEQYPKPLMERFKLTEINEDVIELFDAIGRNRGLLMSGGYIDYDKAAELILREFRSCKIGKISLEKPE from the coding sequence ATGACGACGATACAATGGTTTCCAGGTCATATGGCCAAAGCCCGTCGTGAGGTAACCGAGAAATTAAAACAAATTGATGTTGTGTTTGAATTAGTCGATGCTAGGGTTCCACTATCATCAAGAAATCCAATGATTGATGTATTAGTGAGTCATAAACCTCGGCTTATTCTGTTAAATAAAGCGGATTTAGCTGATCCTTATATAACTGAGCAATGGAGCCGTTATTTTCAAGGAAAAGGATTTAAAGTGATTTCCATCGATTCTCAAACAGGAAAAGGTACCGAGAAAATTCCAACTGTTGCAAAAGAGCTTGCTGTAGATTTACTAGAAAAGCTAAAAGCAAAGGGAATGAAGCCAAGGGCGATACGTGCTTTAATTTTAGGGATTCCTAATGTTGGAAAGTCAACGTTAATTAACAGATTAGCCAAAAAGAAAATTGCTAAAACTGGTGACCGTCCTGGAATTACAAAACAGCAACAATGGATTAAGGTAGGCAGTGAATTAGAATTATTAGATACTCCAGGGATTCTCTGGCCGAAGTTTGAAGATCAAATAGTTGGTCTACGTTTAGCTGCAACAGGGGCAATTAAAGATGAAATTCTTGATTTTCAAGATGTTGCCGTTTTTTTACTAAAGTACTTAAAAGAACAATACCCTAAACCTTTGATGGAACGCTTTAAGCTGACCGAAATCAATGAGGATGTTATTGAACTTTTTGATGCCATTGGTAGGAACCGCGGTTTATTAATGAGTGGTGGCTATATTGATTACGATAAGGCTGCAGAGTTGATTCTTCGTGAGTTTCGTTCTTGTAAAATTGGTAAAATCTCATTAGAAAAGCCTGAATAG
- a CDS encoding ribonuclease HII gives MKLSIKEIENIFQNENISEQFLLKVKKDERIGVQKVYARWKSTIAKQELLEAQFEEMLHYEREVRSNGVAYIAGIDEVGRGPLAGPVVAAAVILPEDFRLLGLTDSKKVSKKSREEFFEIIYSKAISIGLGFVYANEIDRINIYEATKLAMLKALSELTIHPEHLLIDAMTLPTQISQTSIIKGDSKSISIAASSIIAKETRDQYMEKLSKKYPHYGFENHMGYGTKEHLQAIDKYGICDEHRKSFSPVRERCLTNTLF, from the coding sequence GTGAAATTATCAATTAAAGAAATAGAAAACATATTTCAAAATGAGAATATTTCTGAACAATTTTTATTGAAAGTAAAAAAAGATGAGCGAATAGGTGTCCAAAAAGTCTATGCAAGGTGGAAGAGTACGATAGCGAAGCAAGAACTATTAGAAGCTCAATTTGAAGAAATGCTCCACTATGAACGTGAAGTTAGAAGTAATGGTGTTGCCTATATAGCTGGGATCGATGAAGTAGGGAGAGGCCCTTTAGCTGGACCGGTAGTAGCTGCTGCAGTCATTCTACCAGAAGACTTCCGTTTATTAGGCCTCACCGATTCAAAAAAGGTATCAAAAAAAAGTCGCGAAGAATTTTTTGAGATTATTTATTCCAAAGCCATTTCGATCGGTCTTGGATTTGTGTATGCCAATGAAATCGATCGAATTAATATTTACGAAGCTACTAAACTAGCAATGCTTAAAGCTCTTAGTGAACTTACCATTCATCCGGAGCATTTATTAATAGATGCGATGACGCTCCCAACACAGATTTCGCAAACATCGATTATAAAGGGAGATAGTAAAAGTATATCAATTGCAGCTAGTTCAATTATTGCGAAAGAAACTAGAGATCAGTATATGGAGAAGCTTAGTAAAAAATATCCCCATTACGGTTTTGAAAACCATATGGGTTATGGAACGAAAGAGCATTTACAAGCAATTGATAAATATGGCATCTGCGATGAGCATCGAAAATCATTTTCCCCTGTTCGCGAACGTTGCTTAACAAATACGTTATTTTAA